A genomic region of Candidatus Rokuibacteriota bacterium contains the following coding sequences:
- a CDS encoding MerR family transcriptional regulator gives MAQALTIGRLAKATGVAAKTIRYYEQIGVLPTPSRTAGGYRQYDQSGVQRLRFIRRARSLGLPLRDIKTVIVSLDGGPRLTVRPRLLALVRRQLSAVQDQSAELGLLGQQLEQVLHRLLTSPRERPREGCRCLEIEEVGDPAHANATESTG, from the coding sequence ATGGCACAGGCTCTCACCATCGGTCGGCTCGCAAAGGCTACTGGCGTGGCGGCGAAGACCATTCGCTACTACGAACAGATAGGCGTGCTGCCGACCCCGAGCCGCACGGCAGGCGGATATAGACAGTACGATCAGTCCGGCGTGCAGCGGCTGCGCTTCATCCGTCGGGCCCGCTCGTTGGGCCTGCCGCTCCGTGACATCAAAACAGTGATCGTGAGCCTCGATGGGGGACCACGCCTGACCGTGCGTCCTCGTCTGCTGGCGCTGGTCCGACGACAGCTCTCTGCCGTGCAGGACCAGTCCGCCGAGCTCGGACTGCTCGGGCAGCAGCTTGAACAGGTGTTGCACCGCCTGTTGACGTCGCCACGTGAGCGGCCCAGAGAAGGATGTCGGTGTCTGGAGATCGAGGAAGTTGGTGACCCCGCCCACGCGAACGCCACTGAAAGTACCGGGTGA
- a CDS encoding MFS transporter has translation MPVAVLAAAFLFNLGQGALRPSLPLYLQRSFAANYRMVTLIPVVFGAGKWIASVPTGYLLGRLGRPLMIWGLLLIALIDLASVMTSTYTVFLGLRALGGVGWAMFATVATTAMVNVSTVERRGRAVSLLLMSETAGLLLGSAAGGWLYQGLGAASPFVFEAACVFAAAVAVGRWASLGARRAPVPRGSRDWRLLTAILRRPGVLLMGAINATLIAIQTGVLVFLFPLYLASRGGVGPEAIGLLISLSVLGRLLALWLGGTVSDRWGRMRVLIPGLLSYAVLLGTVTCLTQPMVLGVWSLAIGAAAGFVAAIPTAVIGDQVPPPLQGVAIGWLRMMTDSGQILGPLVMGALADGVDLSAPFLFGAALLTATAWQCRRQANAISVAVTTERRDA, from the coding sequence GTGCCGGTCGCGGTGCTTGCTGCGGCGTTCTTGTTCAACCTTGGCCAGGGCGCCCTCCGCCCCTCGCTGCCGCTCTACCTCCAACGATCGTTCGCGGCGAACTACAGGATGGTGACCTTGATCCCGGTGGTCTTCGGCGCGGGGAAATGGATCGCGAGCGTGCCGACCGGATACCTGCTCGGCCGCCTCGGACGACCCCTCATGATCTGGGGCCTGCTGCTGATTGCGCTCATCGACCTCGCCAGCGTCATGACCTCCACCTACACGGTCTTCCTGGGCTTGCGCGCGCTGGGCGGAGTGGGCTGGGCCATGTTCGCGACGGTCGCGACCACGGCCATGGTGAATGTCTCGACCGTGGAGCGCCGTGGGCGCGCGGTCAGCTTGTTATTGATGAGCGAAACGGCAGGGCTCTTGCTGGGCAGCGCCGCTGGCGGTTGGCTGTATCAGGGGCTCGGAGCGGCGAGCCCGTTCGTGTTCGAGGCGGCGTGCGTGTTCGCAGCGGCGGTGGCGGTCGGGCGGTGGGCGTCGCTTGGTGCCCGCCGCGCGCCGGTGCCGCGAGGATCACGCGACTGGCGCCTCCTCACGGCGATACTGCGTAGACCCGGTGTGCTCCTCATGGGCGCGATCAATGCGACCCTGATCGCCATTCAGACGGGTGTCCTCGTCTTCCTCTTTCCTCTCTATTTGGCCAGCCGGGGAGGTGTCGGCCCGGAGGCTATCGGGCTCCTCATCAGTCTGAGCGTGCTCGGCCGACTCCTCGCGCTCTGGCTTGGAGGCACCGTGTCGGACCGGTGGGGGCGCATGCGCGTGCTGATCCCCGGCTTGCTGAGCTATGCCGTCTTGCTCGGCACTGTGACGTGCCTGACGCAGCCGATGGTGCTCGGGGTCTGGAGCTTGGCGATCGGGGCGGCCGCGGGCTTTGTGGCCGCCATCCCGACGGCTGTCATCGGCGATCAGGTTCCGCCACCGCTACAAGGCGTGGCGATCGGCTGGCTCCGTATGATGACCGATAGTGGGCAAATCCTGGGGCCTCTGGTGATGGGCGCCTTGGCGGATGGGGTGGATCTCTCCGCGCCGTTTCTCTTTGGGGCGGCCCTGCTGACGGCGACGGCGTGGCAGTGCCGCCGCCAAGCCAACGCCATATCGGTCGCCGTCACCACGGAACGAAGAGACGCATGA